In Vreelandella piezotolerans, one genomic interval encodes:
- a CDS encoding chromate resistance protein ChrB domain-containing protein — translation MTDNVQHWLILIMRLSGRAGTPRMRIWRALRGLGAVVLRDGVYLLPTSPSRREALEQQVGAIRELGGNALLIEVDDSAIDSVDALPSLFDRKPDFQALRAAVVEWQQACPQLEEREAQRQLTQLQRRLQGIVEIDFFPGSESERAIMALAEAETVFNRYFVPDEPQPIQAEIPRLDHAAFRGRSWATRCRPWVDRLASAWLIKRFIDPEARFVWLEHPNQCPQDALGFDFDGAPFTHVDDKVTFEVLLASFSLESQTGLSRIAELVHYLDVGGTPVPEAVGLKLMLAGAKERCDDDDALLQHTDMLFDDLYQAYLAGDPGRE, via the coding sequence ATGACAGATAACGTACAACACTGGTTAATCCTGATCATGCGTCTCAGTGGGCGGGCGGGCACGCCCCGTATGAGGATCTGGCGGGCGCTTCGTGGTTTAGGTGCCGTGGTACTCAGAGATGGTGTGTACTTACTGCCTACTAGCCCCTCGCGAAGGGAAGCGCTGGAGCAGCAAGTCGGCGCTATTCGGGAGCTGGGGGGTAACGCGCTGCTGATCGAGGTAGACGATTCAGCCATAGATAGCGTCGATGCGTTGCCTTCGCTCTTTGATCGAAAGCCAGATTTTCAAGCCTTACGGGCGGCGGTGGTTGAGTGGCAGCAGGCATGCCCTCAGTTGGAGGAGCGAGAAGCGCAGCGTCAATTGACCCAGTTGCAACGACGTTTACAAGGCATTGTGGAGATCGATTTTTTTCCAGGGTCAGAAAGCGAGCGCGCCATTATGGCCTTGGCAGAGGCGGAGACCGTCTTTAATCGCTATTTTGTGCCAGACGAGCCCCAGCCGATCCAAGCCGAGATCCCGCGGCTTGATCACGCTGCATTTCGTGGGAGATCGTGGGCCACGCGCTGTCGCCCTTGGGTGGACAGGCTAGCATCGGCTTGGTTGATCAAGCGCTTTATTGATCCCGAGGCTCGCTTCGTGTGGCTTGAGCATCCAAACCAGTGTCCGCAAGACGCGCTGGGGTTTGATTTTGATGGAGCCCCTTTCACCCATGTTGATGACAAGGTGACGTTTGAAGTGCTGCTCGCGAGTTTTAGCCTTGAGTCGCAGACAGGTTTGAGCAGAATTGCGGAGCTAGTCCACTACTTGGATGTGGGGGGCACCCCCGTGCCGGAGGCCGTGGGGCTAAAACTTATGCTGGCCGGGGCCAAGGAGCGTTGTGACGACGATGATGCCCTACTGCAACATACCGATATGTTGTTTGATGACCTTTACCAGGCGTATTTGGCAGGAGACCCAGGCCGGGAGTGA
- a CDS encoding HupE/UreJ family protein has protein sequence MMARRHALAFLTLLLMLLGASGEVLAHAVAEGDKGYIQEIYGVHLISFMYLGAKHMVTGYDHILFLLGVIFFLYRMQHIAIYVSLFAIGHSTTMLLGVYFNIGINSYLIDAIIGLSVVYKALDNIGAYQRWFGFQPNTKVATLVFGLFHGFGLSSKIIEYDISPDGLVPNLLAFNVGVEIGQLLALSAILIVMGFWRRTTGFLRHAYTANVAMMCAGFMLVGYQLTGYFIA, from the coding sequence ATGATGGCCCGACGCCACGCCTTAGCCTTTCTAACCCTGCTGTTAATGCTACTGGGCGCCAGTGGTGAGGTACTTGCTCACGCGGTGGCTGAAGGTGACAAGGGCTATATCCAAGAGATCTATGGTGTTCATTTGATCTCATTTATGTATCTCGGTGCCAAGCACATGGTAACGGGGTATGACCACATACTGTTTTTGCTAGGGGTCATCTTTTTCCTCTACCGAATGCAGCATATCGCTATTTACGTCAGCCTCTTTGCCATCGGTCACTCGACGACGATGCTGTTAGGGGTGTACTTCAATATCGGCATCAATAGCTACCTAATTGACGCCATCATCGGACTCTCCGTTGTCTACAAGGCGCTCGATAACATCGGGGCGTATCAGCGCTGGTTCGGCTTTCAGCCCAACACCAAGGTCGCCACCTTGGTGTTCGGTCTGTTTCACGGCTTTGGCCTGTCGAGCAAGATCATTGAATACGATATCTCGCCTGATGGTCTCGTCCCTAACCTCCTGGCATTCAACGTAGGCGTAGAGATCGGCCAGCTACTGGCATTGAGCGCCATTCTCATTGTGATGGGCTTCTGGCGACGCACGACGGGCTTCTTACGCCACGCGTATACCGCCAACGTCGCCATGATGTGTGCTGGTTTTATGCTGGTGGGTTATCAACTGACCGGCTATTTCATTGCCTAA
- the chrA gene encoding chromate efflux transporter gives MPPNIESPHQVPFREAVRVWLRIAILSFGGPAGQIAVMHRILVEEKKWIGERRFLHALNYCMMLPGPEAQQLAIYIGWLMHRTKGGLVAGSLFVLPGFIAILALSYLYAALGNVGAVEGLFFGLKAAVLAVVLNAVVRIGKRALKNQIMLGIAAAAFVAIFFFEVAFPLIILSAALLGYWGGKRGMTAFQVGGGHGDADESVLSDRDSLLGEGLPAHARPNRQWSLRMSGTLLLLWLTPVVVLLALFGGENVFSQIAFFFSKMAVVTFGGAYAVLGYVTQEAVQNYGWLAPGEMLDGLGMAETTPGPLIQVVQFVGFMGAYREATGLDPMLAATLAALLTTWVTFVPCFLWIFLGAPYVERLRDNRSLSAALSAITAAVVGVILNLAIWFGLHVIFADVGEWHVMGARLLAPNLASLDLLALLLAAGAMVAIFHFKVGMLKVLAGCALIGVLASLVVF, from the coding sequence ATGCCGCCCAACATTGAGTCGCCCCATCAAGTACCGTTCCGTGAGGCCGTTAGGGTCTGGTTACGAATCGCAATACTGAGCTTCGGTGGCCCCGCCGGTCAGATAGCGGTGATGCATCGCATCCTTGTCGAAGAAAAAAAATGGATTGGCGAGCGCCGTTTCCTGCACGCGCTTAACTACTGCATGATGCTACCGGGGCCAGAAGCGCAACAGTTGGCTATCTATATCGGTTGGTTAATGCATCGTACCAAAGGGGGCTTGGTGGCGGGCAGCCTCTTTGTGTTACCTGGTTTCATCGCCATTCTGGCTCTGAGCTACCTGTATGCCGCCTTGGGCAATGTGGGGGCCGTTGAGGGGCTCTTCTTTGGCCTAAAAGCGGCGGTTCTGGCCGTGGTGCTTAACGCTGTCGTACGTATAGGCAAGCGGGCACTGAAAAATCAGATAATGCTTGGCATCGCCGCTGCCGCGTTTGTCGCCATCTTCTTTTTTGAGGTGGCGTTTCCGCTGATTATTCTAAGCGCGGCCCTTCTCGGGTATTGGGGAGGGAAGCGTGGCATGACAGCCTTTCAGGTAGGAGGTGGCCACGGTGATGCCGACGAGTCAGTGCTTAGCGACCGAGACTCCCTACTGGGTGAAGGGCTGCCTGCCCATGCTCGCCCCAATCGCCAGTGGTCACTACGCATGTCAGGCACGTTACTTCTATTGTGGTTAACGCCGGTGGTGGTGCTCTTGGCCCTATTCGGCGGCGAGAATGTGTTCAGTCAGATCGCATTCTTCTTTAGCAAGATGGCGGTGGTCACCTTTGGCGGTGCCTACGCGGTGCTAGGTTACGTCACTCAAGAGGCGGTGCAAAATTATGGATGGTTGGCACCGGGCGAGATGCTGGATGGCCTGGGCATGGCGGAGACGACACCGGGCCCGTTAATTCAAGTCGTGCAGTTTGTTGGGTTTATGGGCGCTTATCGTGAGGCCACAGGCCTTGATCCCATGTTGGCGGCAACGCTGGCCGCATTGCTGACCACGTGGGTAACGTTTGTTCCTTGTTTTCTTTGGATATTTTTAGGGGCTCCCTATGTGGAGCGTCTACGTGACAACCGCTCCTTAAGCGCTGCGCTGTCCGCCATTACCGCTGCGGTCGTCGGGGTTATCCTCAACCTAGCCATTTGGTTTGGACTTCACGTTATCTTCGCTGACGTAGGCGAATGGCACGTGATGGGGGCACGACTTTTAGCGCCGAACTTAGCGTCCCTCGATTTACTGGCGTTATTACTGGCGGCAGGCGCGATGGTCGCGATTTTTCATTTCAAGGTGGGCATGCTCAAAGTGCTGGCAGGGTGCGCGCTTATTGGTGTCTTAGCGTCTCTTGTGGTTTTTTAG
- a CDS encoding metal-sensing transcriptional repressor: MTPHTHQSHPDIIKRLNRARGHLQSVTHMMEEGRHCLDIAQQLHAVEKAVQQAKRVLIHDHIEHCLDDALRPLSPEQQHHVDDFKAIARYL; this comes from the coding sequence ATGACACCGCATACCCACCAGTCGCATCCCGATATCATCAAGCGGCTCAATCGCGCTCGCGGCCATCTACAAAGCGTGACGCACATGATGGAAGAGGGTCGTCACTGCCTTGACATTGCGCAGCAGCTCCACGCGGTCGAGAAAGCTGTCCAGCAGGCTAAGCGCGTATTGATCCATGACCATATTGAGCACTGTCTGGATGACGCCCTTAGGCCGCTCTCACCGGAACAGCAACACCATGTCGACGATTTCAAAGCGATTGCGCGTTATCTGTGA
- the dmeF gene encoding CDF family Co(II)/Ni(II) efflux transporter DmeF, giving the protein MHHHRLDQWQHDHTFGQNHKRSGELRTLIVVGLTLAMMVWEITAGVIYGSMALLADGLHMGSHAVALGIAAFAYAYARKHATNDRFSFGTGKVNALGGFTGAILLAVFALYMVIESVGRFIQPVEISFNGAIFVAFIGLVVNGISAWILGEAGHDHHHGHDHDHDHSHHHDHNRRAAYLHVLADALTSVLAIVALLAGKYAGWGWMDPAMGIVGAILVTRWSWQLLKETWTVLLDHQHQSMENAIKQAVENDDARVTDLHVWSIGPNIYAAIVSIVAHEPESPTAYKRHIQAHCSSLVHITVEILPCEEDQSAGLALAPHR; this is encoded by the coding sequence ATGCATCACCATCGCCTTGACCAATGGCAGCACGATCATACGTTTGGCCAGAACCATAAACGCTCCGGTGAGTTGCGGACGCTCATTGTGGTCGGGCTGACCCTGGCCATGATGGTTTGGGAAATTACGGCGGGGGTGATCTACGGGTCAATGGCGCTGCTAGCCGATGGGTTGCATATGGGCTCCCATGCGGTGGCACTGGGTATTGCCGCCTTTGCGTATGCCTATGCCCGTAAGCATGCTACGAATGACCGGTTCTCGTTTGGCACCGGAAAGGTCAACGCGCTGGGGGGATTTACCGGCGCGATACTGCTGGCCGTGTTCGCCCTTTACATGGTGATAGAAAGCGTGGGCCGCTTTATTCAACCCGTTGAGATCTCGTTTAACGGGGCTATTTTTGTCGCTTTCATCGGTTTGGTGGTCAACGGTATTTCTGCTTGGATATTAGGCGAGGCCGGTCATGATCACCATCATGGGCACGATCACGATCATGACCACAGCCATCATCATGACCATAATCGTCGTGCTGCTTACCTGCATGTATTGGCGGATGCACTGACGTCAGTGCTCGCGATTGTGGCTCTGCTGGCGGGTAAATATGCAGGTTGGGGTTGGATGGATCCTGCCATGGGAATCGTGGGCGCTATCTTGGTCACCCGCTGGTCATGGCAGTTGCTTAAAGAGACATGGACAGTACTGCTGGATCATCAGCATCAATCGATGGAAAACGCCATCAAGCAAGCTGTTGAGAACGATGATGCCCGTGTTACTGATCTTCATGTGTGGTCGATCGGCCCCAATATTTATGCCGCTATCGTCTCCATCGTGGCCCATGAACCCGAGTCGCCCACGGCTTACAAACGCCATATCCAGGCCCACTGTTCCTCTCTCGTTCACATCACGGTTGAGATATTGCCCTGTGAGGAAGACCAGAGCGCTGGCCTGGCGTTAGCTCCTCACAGATAA